From Malus sylvestris chromosome 1, drMalSylv7.2, whole genome shotgun sequence:
cagagagagagaggagagagatgtgtgtttgtagaattgtaggggaatgtgtgtgttgttatccctcctacattgtgcctttatttatagtagtaaagggagagaagatattccttcttctccaagtaatacaagttgtaataggaaaggataactagaatcaaatcttatctaggatttacacaatcatacttaaactaggaatgtttacaacaatctacactaagggggaggggttgAGCTTAGCCTCACTGAAATTGGTACCAGACGGAATATCTTGtaagtaaaaataataatatgctAAACTGACTAGTCAAGCCCACTAGTCAACTAAAACTGATTTGTTATTCAATAAATCAAAGATTTAATAACCAACTTCAATTACCATAAGATATCCTAGTCAGCAAAGCCTCATATCGATCTAAGTTATTAATGTGTCAAATGAGCAAGATTGTGAACACATACAATTAAATAGTCATGAGATAACTGTGGCATGTATATGTATGTGAGACATATCACACAATGTAAATAACTTTGAACACAAGATATTTGAGCAAGAATAACAATAACACGAGAAGTTTTTGGCCTGGAAAAACCCACCTCTGGGTTAAAAAACCAGGGATTAAccactgagtccaatccactagtgtaaataaaGGTTCATACAAAGACCATACAAGCTCTATTCCTAAATCCTTATCTATGGAGCAactttacctttgtgcaaccttgcCTTTCACGAGATGAACTCCTTCGGTCTTCACGAAGTGGCAGCTCTTCTTGACCTtttcaccttgtggcaccgatATCAACTTATGCAAATGATGTTATCATGAATTAATGCAAATCTAGATTCAATTGAACTGAAGGAAAATCTAACCTGAATCCAAAAGCTTGGTCTAAAAACAGATTTAAAGCTTAAAACCAGACCaagaattttatgtaaaatcttAAAACAATACGACCCTAATATACAATTATTGGATGTTTAATGCATGAACTTGGTTTTGTACTTGGAGCACGGGATTGAGAGAGGTGAGGTTGAAAGAACAATTAGAATACTGATGGTTGAAAAAGAAGGGGAAGAGATAAAAAAGAGAGCATTAAAGTTGATGGAAAAGGCAaatctttgcctcaaagaaggTGGCTCTTCATACCAGTCTTTGGATGGCTTGGTTAAACACATTTTATCATTATAAATCTTTTGTTTTCTGAAACTAAAGTCCAGTTCTTGTTTACTGAAACTCCTTTTCTGTATTATGTAATTATATCATGAATTATAATGATTCGTTTGTCCCGTTATGTTTAAAGAAAATGGTGGTCCATCATCATTATCACATTTTTTAGAATTATTCTATGTTTTTTCCCGTGCCCCCTTACAATTGTCGAAAAATGTATAATTAAGACTACCatataagggaactttaacaaaaaacttctagtactgttcactttaacaaaaaatcatatttttacactaaaaagtcaatcatggtacaattcactttaccctttattttgtctttatcgttaaaattcaaaattttcaaggctttttcattagttttttttttaataataaattccATCACCTATGCATAATTCATGTTTTTAGCAATTCATACAATGACTAAAATAACAACACTTTCAAAGCCAGACAAACAAACAATAACGTCAAAAAAATGTATAGTATTATGAAATATGAGATACTCTGGATGCTTCTATCGTTAGATTTtaattagattttaatttttataggtAAAATATAATCTGACTTAGATAAATCTTGAACAGCTACAGAAACCTCCAATCCAACAAGTCACATGCAAAACCAAATGGGTTTTTTTTAGAGGCGTTTTGATATAGGCGCCtcgttttttaattttgtttagacTAAACATACATtccttttgaaattttgatcaAACATTTTCCTAAAATTTTGGTTATTAATTTCAGTTTTTCACATAAGTTCAGTTTTGTTTAGAATTTTAGTTTTTCACGACTTCTCCTGGGcatttcgttttctttttttttcttttcctattatccctatatttatgcatttattatccatctctatgcatttttttattgtttgttataatttttacttttttgtgtgaatatagtagaatatttataaaaaaaaaaatcagatcttATTATTTAGAAGATCCAACACATAATAAAGATTTGTTTGATTATATAGCTATGTCTAGTTACCTATAATATGGACACATTTAGTTTTATAgtggatttgattttttgtaTTTCTCAGTACATTTGGAATGTATATGTACCAAAAAGGTTATCTGATAGAGACATTTGGTTTTGTGGtacatttgggattttttgttcatttggtcTTTTGGTACAGTTGGAATCTAAACATACCAAAATGGTTACCTAACAATGGGCACATTTGGATTTATGGTACATTTGAAATTTTGTACATTTGGTTTCTTTGTAAATTGTATATTTGAAATCTAAATGTACCAAAAGGGTTACATAATAATGGGTACATTTGGttttaggaaactttaacgaaaagctcccggtactgttcactttaacgaaaaaccacatttttacactaaaaagtcaattctggtactattcactttaccctttattttgtccttaccattaaaactcaaagttttcaagccattttcattagttttcctttggttttatggtacatttgaatttttggtgcATTTGGTTTCTCGGTACATTTGAAATCTAAATGTACCAAAAGTCAATACTTTTGTTCTCAAATATACCATaagttttaagtatattttttatatatctatacatgaaaaaaaatatgtattgaAGACTTTTTATTGAgacatttttaatagaaagagatttttttttaaataccgATAATCAGAAAATGaggaattagttaattaatttttttttattttattaaaaatgtcaTTTAATGCGTGGAAGGGgattgagaaaataaaatttctataTTATAGGCAATTAGTTGCTAAGTTACCTTATGTGTCTATATAAATGAACTTATATTAATGAtgtggaaaataaataaataaaaaattattgaggtggCAATTGatcaaaacacattaatcaAATCTTTAAAAGGAATGAATGTTTAATCTAACAACTATAGAAAAGACGGAGGGCATTctaattttctctattttttactaccaattaaattttaggaaaatttatgaaaagagcttgaaaactttgagttttaataataagaacaaaataaaaggtaaaatgaatagtaccatgtttaactttttagtgtaaaaatataatttttcattaaaattaacaTTACCgcaggcttttcgttaaaacttcacAAAAATTTTGGGCTGGATAGTAGCTACCCCAAATTAGTGCACTGGGCAGCCCTTCTTGAAATtgatattattttgtttttcccaAAAACTGAAGTTTCAAGAAGTTGATGGAAGCTCATGGAACCGaactctttgtttttcttttctttttctttttctttcggtTTTTCCTGGACCATACAACTGTCTGTAATTCTCAAAGAACCATGAAAACACCTGAACCTTCTTTGGCAACCTATAAATACAACCACTGTCGCACCCACCTTTGTCAGATAAGATCGTCGAAAGCAATCTAAGCAAAAATCTCTCGTTCAAATTCTTCGAATTGACGCCCAGCAAAAaccaactctaacccatcatccAATGGCTCTCAGTCTCTTTGGCAACGGCCGACGAAGCAACTTCTTCGACCCCTTCTCCCTGGACATCAGGGATCCATTCGAGGGCTTCGGCACTCTGGCCAACATCCCCTCCTCCGCCCGCGAAACCACTGCCATTGCCAACACCCGCATCGACTGGAAGGAGACCCCGGAGGCCCACATCTTCAAGGCAGACCTCCCGGGGATAAAAAAGGAGGAGGTGAAAGTGGAGGTGGAGGACGGGAGGGTCCTGCAGATCAGCGGCGAGAGGAGCCGGGAGCAGGAGGAGAAGAACGACAAGTGGCACAGGGTGGAGAGGAGCAGTGGCAAGTTTATGAGGAGGTTCAGGCTGCCGGAGAACGCGAAGATTGATCAGGTGAAGGCATCGATGGAGAATGGGGTCCTGACTGTGACTGTGCCgaaagaggaggagaagaagccTGCTGTCAAGGCCATTGACATTTCCGGCTAAGCTCTTGTGGTGTTAATTTTTGCTTCTGTGTATTTCCGAGTATCTGTGTGTGAGATGAGTGATCTGATGTGTCAATTTTCATGTATGGCTTCTTATTCTAAATATTATTATAAATCTTTATAAAAGCTGAGtccattttatttttgaagaaGTGTCTCTTGGAGAAGATCTATTTAATTTTATACCACGAATATGGAGATCTACTTACTACGAATAAGAGTCCTATGGTGGTCGAAATTCCTAGCTGCTATTTGTGGTTTGATTTGTGAACAAGGttataatttcaaattttgaattggTGATTGTTTCTCTTGGTTTTAGTTTGAGTCTTCGATCAATTGATGTTTTTCTTGAACATGTGATTGATTGAATatgaaagttttaatttttttttgtttatgtggccgattcaatttatttatttttagatatATTTTATGGAAAAATTAGTTGTCTGGTTGATATGGTTACAATGTATATCAGATTGCAtggttagttttattttgtgtttttgagtcttaactCGTTGTAGCATGACGGTTTGAACATTCAGGTTAAGATCTATTTAATATTATTCCAGGACAAAGCCGAAGTACAAGGCCAACAAAGATACAAGAAGCACACAAACTTACAGACTAAACAACCAAAGGTCCAGACCAAAGTACAATGACAAGCAAAATGGACCAGCCGAACAAACCAAAGCCCAACCAACAGCGTggcccaaaacaaaaaagatacgGTCGGATGTGTGTTTGTTATCTGCAAGAAACACTGCATTTGCAAAGCTCCTGTCGCAAATTATCAAATTGCCGGCTCACCATCCCGGTTATCGAACTTAAGGCTTGCGGCGTACATGTGTAGTGTAGGATTAAAACTGTAATTATATTAGCTTATGAAATTATTCTATATATAAGCCTAAGTCGTCTATAGACCTAGTGTAGATTTTACGAATTGTGAAATTGTTGATTTTAAAAACTACCTAGTTTACGTCGCACACATGCttagtaattaataagctaattaCATCATTCGATTAAATACGGGGTATGTTAACTCGTCGGCCGAATTTGGTCGgaaagtaaaatatgttgatgtgacGTTAGGCATATTACTGACTtattgatcttgcgactgcggctgaaaaaggaacacgtctcgatcTTCGGGTTCTAGAGTCTAAAAACAAGGTTGCTAGTTCtgtgaagttcaatatcaaattcgactTTTAGTGTGCCGAATTTAGTAATATGATAACACCTCGCTTCGcctaaaaaactgaaaatataacCTTTTCCAACaaggattaaaaaattattgtcaACCAAGATTTGGATAAATAACTAGTCGGTTTGAAAGTAATGATGTTTATTTAAACTAAAGGTGTTCCTCGTATTGGGGACATCAAAGAGACACAAAGAAAACATCATATTGGGGACATCAAACCTTCAGTCCTCTCTCACCTACTTGTAAAATTAGATTCACAACAtaatttagtattttttttttccttaaatacggtttttttttttttgagaaaaaaatctATGTCCAATTTAACTGatacttaatttaattaattttata
This genomic window contains:
- the LOC126618961 gene encoding 18.1 kDa class I heat shock protein-like; the protein is MALSLFGNGRRSNFFDPFSLDIRDPFEGFGTLANIPSSARETTAIANTRIDWKETPEAHIFKADLPGIKKEEVKVEVEDGRVLQISGERSREQEEKNDKWHRVERSSGKFMRRFRLPENAKIDQVKASMENGVLTVTVPKEEEKKPAVKAIDISG